A single Abyssisolibacter fermentans DNA region contains:
- a CDS encoding nucleotidyltransferase domain-containing protein, which yields MIPKLHEAFIDKSIEILKNDTRILGVTIGGSYINKSMDEYSDIDLVIAIKPDSTQQVMSERFEIAEKLGNLLSAFTGEHVGEPRLIICLYGPPLLHVDLKFVSLDDVNIRVEDPIILWEREHAISNQFKLNDAKFPLPGLQWIEDRFWVWVHYGATKIGRKEIFETIEFISFLRQTVIGPLLLMKNSKLPRGVRRIEYDAPEDLDMLIRTVPSYDVQSCVNALFIIIDLYRDLREYHATDDLIIHSQAEKYSIEYLNNVEYD from the coding sequence TTGAAAAATGATACGAGGATTTTAGGGGTTACTATAGGAGGTTCTTATATTAACAAGAGTATGGATGAATATTCAGATATTGATCTTGTCATAGCTATAAAGCCAGATAGTACACAGCAAGTAATGAGTGAAAGATTCGAAATAGCTGAAAAGCTGGGGAATCTGCTTTCAGCATTTACTGGTGAACATGTTGGTGAACCTAGATTAATAATATGTCTATATGGACCACCATTATTGCATGTAGATCTTAAATTTGTATCGCTAGATGATGTTAACATTAGAGTTGAAGATCCGATTATCTTATGGGAAAGAGAACATGCAATTTCCAATCAGTTTAAATTGAATGATGCTAAATTTCCATTACCTGGCTTGCAATGGATAGAAGATAGATTTTGGGTATGGGTTCATTATGGTGCAACAAAAATTGGAAGAAAAGAAATATTTGAAACTATAGAATTCATTTCATTTCTTAGACAAACAGTGATAGGACCATTATTACTAATGAAAAATAGTAAATTACCACGTGGTGTTAGAAGAATTGAATATGATGCACCCGAAGATTTAGATATGTTAATAAGGACAGTTCCAAGCTATGATGTTCAAAGCTGTGTTAATGCATTATTTATCATTATAGATTTATATAGAGATTTACGAGAATATCATGCTACAGATGATTTAATAATACATTCACAAGCAGAAAAATATTCTATAGAGTATTTAAATAATGTTGAATATGACTAA
- a CDS encoding NUDIX hydrolase, translated as MKLGTLCYIENNNKTLMLHRIKKQNDIHEGNWIGLGGKIENGESPEECVIREINEESGLILKEPKLRGILTFPSFANDDDWYVYLYTATEFEGELRDSDEGVLKWIDNDKLLDLPMSQGDKLFLKWLKEYNIFSAKFVYENSILIDYDLTINA; from the coding sequence ATGAAATTAGGAACACTATGCTATATAGAGAATAATAACAAAACTTTAATGCTACATAGAATAAAGAAACAAAATGATATACATGAAGGTAATTGGATTGGCTTAGGTGGGAAAATAGAAAACGGAGAGAGTCCAGAGGAATGTGTCATTAGAGAAATCAATGAGGAAAGCGGACTTATATTAAAAGAACCAAAGCTAAGGGGTATACTCACATTTCCAAGCTTTGCAAACGATGATGATTGGTATGTATATCTATATACTGCTACAGAGTTTGAAGGTGAACTCAGAGATAGTGATGAAGGAGTATTAAAATGGATAGACAATGATAAATTATTGGATTTACCAATGTCACAAGGAGACAAGCTATTCTTAAAATGGCTAAAAGAGTATAATATATTTAGTGCTAAATTTGTATATGAAAACAGTATCTTAATAGATTATGATTTAACTATTAATGCTTAA
- a CDS encoding SatD family protein, with the protein MLYSVINIDIVGSRKLVNRKIIQEKINYYISYMNKEYIDLLLSPITITLGDEWQIILKTPSKSYRIIDKFQELLREDNIKIYAGIGLGKLSTKVYKDIRLMDGECFINARKALNIVKNKNTFYNHFINTKKNRIYFCGEIETFIEKNDKYSINLDEIAATSDMIGTDDNFSINALINALIENTEVLKNNITNKQQEIINLYKKYGSYNNIIKGNNLLTKSSISQKLNDSNFFVINKNNLIIELLIEYYCKIREDS; encoded by the coding sequence ATGTTATACAGTGTAATTAATATTGATATAGTAGGCAGTAGAAAATTGGTAAATAGAAAAATAATACAAGAAAAAATTAATTATTATATTAGCTATATGAATAAAGAATATATTGATTTATTATTATCACCCATAACTATTACATTAGGTGATGAATGGCAAATAATATTGAAAACACCTAGTAAAAGCTACAGAATAATAGATAAATTTCAAGAACTACTAAGAGAAGATAATATAAAAATATATGCAGGTATAGGTTTAGGTAAGCTTAGTACAAAGGTATATAAAGATATTCGTCTAATGGATGGGGAATGTTTTATAAATGCAAGGAAAGCATTAAATATAGTAAAAAATAAGAACACTTTTTATAATCATTTTATCAATACTAAAAAGAATAGGATTTATTTTTGTGGAGAGATTGAAACTTTTATAGAAAAGAATGATAAATATAGCATAAATCTAGATGAAATAGCAGCAACATCTGATATGATAGGTACAGATGACAACTTTTCTATAAATGCATTAATAAATGCGCTAATAGAAAATACCGAGGTATTAAAAAATAATATAACGAATAAACAACAAGAAATAATAAACCTATATAAAAAATATGGTTCATACAACAATATTATAAAGGGAAATAATCTACTGACAAAATCAAGTATTAGTCAAAAGCTTAATGATTCAAACTTTTTTGTCATCAATAAAAATAACTTAATAATAGAATTGTTGATAGAATATTATTGTAAAATCAGAGAGGATAGTTAA
- a CDS encoding DUF3307 domain-containing protein: protein MLIRLILTLYISHLLCDFVFQKKYLLELRFKKHGKIIKKLRYSVLGNLIHSLMHFLCSLALLYLLCFNISFRNILLVSASIAISHFIIDQSKSIIIIMKSSFRNNIHVFIIDQIFHIISIILFSELVLNQSIYLDMFNSITSVDKVLITIIVLLISTYGIGIFINKFIKYINIKKCEDYLYIKKNKGLSAYNGGFIVGVLERIFILMVIAIGQPTMLVYVLTAKSIVRFKKLDDSRFAEYFLIGTFISFIGGIIGGIVLRYLNIIPIII, encoded by the coding sequence ATGTTGATAAGATTAATTCTGACATTGTATATATCTCATCTTCTATGCGATTTTGTTTTTCAAAAAAAATACCTATTAGAGCTTAGGTTTAAGAAGCATGGGAAAATAATAAAAAAATTAAGATATTCTGTATTAGGAAATTTAATTCATAGCTTAATGCATTTTTTATGTAGTCTAGCTTTATTATATTTATTATGTTTTAATATAAGTTTTAGAAATATTCTATTAGTGTCCGCATCTATAGCAATCTCTCATTTCATAATAGACCAGTCAAAATCAATAATAATCATAATGAAATCTTCATTTAGAAATAACATACATGTATTTATAATAGATCAGATATTTCATATAATATCAATAATACTATTTTCTGAATTAGTTTTAAATCAAAGTATCTACCTTGATATGTTCAATAGCATAACTAGTGTAGATAAAGTACTAATTACTATAATAGTCTTATTAATCAGTACCTATGGAATAGGAATATTTATCAATAAGTTTATTAAGTACATCAATATAAAAAAATGTGAAGATTATTTGTATATAAAAAAGAATAAAGGGCTAAGTGCTTATAATGGTGGATTTATTGTAGGTGTTTTAGAAAGGATTTTTATTTTAATGGTAATAGCAATAGGACAGCCAACTATGCTTGTCTATGTTTTAACAGCAAAATCTATTGTCAGATTTAAAAAACTAGACGATAGTAGGTTTGCAGAATACTTTCTTATTGGTACTTTTATAAGTTTTATTGGAGGTATAATAGGAGGTATAGTATTAAGATATTTAAATATAATCCCAATTATCATATAA
- a CDS encoding SatD family protein: protein MLYCTMICDIKGSKQLNNREEIQYRLIDTLKKANNTFKDVIVSPFIITLGDEWQGLLKYPCNYIKLINFFKEALYDIKFYVGIGVGDVIIHNFELTVNQLDGPCFYRAREAIVYAKKNNLPLTILYDNWDYI, encoded by the coding sequence ATGCTTTATTGCACTATGATTTGTGATATAAAGGGTTCTAAGCAATTGAATAATAGAGAAGAAATTCAATATAGATTAATTGATACTTTAAAAAAAGCTAATAATACTTTCAAGGATGTAATTGTATCGCCATTTATCATTACTTTAGGAGATGAATGGCAAGGGCTTTTAAAATATCCTTGTAATTACATAAAATTAATAAATTTTTTTAAAGAAGCTTTATATGATATAAAATTCTATGTTGGTATTGGTGTTGGTGATGTGATAATACATAATTTTGAGTTAACTGTCAACCAATTAGATGGACCTTGCTTTTATAGAGCAAGAGAAGCTATTGTATATGCAAAGAAAAATAATTTACCACTAACTATTTTATATGATAATTGGGATTATATTTAA
- a CDS encoding DUF6431 domain-containing protein, translating into MVPPKTMVIISLYEKICNPKSNIIIVSKETSLCPCCNQRLSVYDKRNRKIIESDGTTVIYVIRRLKCTSCGKLHNELPDLIQPYKHYACEIVESELDGTGTSCPADDSTIRIWNKQFSANRQRLDSILKAEWIKCYKKQISLTLDSLLNRFMTHGTGWLTNVTQTNTTSESNRCRVHSILNQRS; encoded by the coding sequence ATGGTGCCTCCAAAAACTATGGTTATCATATCATTATACGAGAAAATATGCAATCCTAAATCTAATATTATAATTGTAAGTAAAGAGACTAGTCTCTGTCCTTGTTGCAATCAGAGGCTTTCAGTCTATGATAAAAGAAATAGAAAAATTATAGAATCTGATGGTACAACAGTGATTTATGTAATCAGAAGACTAAAATGTACGTCTTGTGGCAAATTACATAACGAGCTCCCAGATCTGATACAACCTTATAAACATTATGCTTGTGAGATTGTTGAGTCTGAACTTGATGGTACTGGTACATCATGTCCTGCTGATGATTCTACCATTCGCATCTGGAATAAACAGTTTTCAGCTAACCGTCAAAGACTTGATAGTATTCTTAAAGCCGAATGGATTAAATGTTATAAGAAACAGATCTCATTAACTTTAGATTCTTTACTCAATAGATTTATGACCCATGGTACTGGTTGGTTGACAAATGTCACTCAAACTAATACAACATCTGAATCCAATCGATGCAGAGTGCATAGCATACTCAATCAAAGAAGTTAA
- a CDS encoding zinc-dependent alcohol dehydrogenase: MKAQMFYAPGDVRFEETDIPIINTGEILVKVKAALTCGTDLKTYKRGHPTIIKSVPSTFGHEFSGEVVQIGDNVTKFKIGDRVVGANSVPCFDCYFCKRNMYSLCENLQYLNGAYSEYVAVPEQLVKYNFYKIPDNLDYKEAALLEPLACALHGIDRTPINVGETVVVIGTGPIGLMFVKLAALKGAKVIAVDLSDYRLEESKKYGAMYTVNAQDNDHINKVRSLTAESKGADVVIEATGFPKVWENAVNMVRPRGLVLTFGGTKKGTTFTMDCQKFHYEEIQIKAVYHHTPYHVQMALELLASKQIDGSLFITDEYPLSKAIDALESIGRQEGIKYAILPDLDK; this comes from the coding sequence ATGAAAGCTCAAATGTTTTATGCACCAGGAGATGTAAGATTTGAAGAAACAGATATACCTATTATTAATACTGGAGAAATACTTGTTAAAGTAAAAGCTGCATTAACTTGTGGAACGGATTTAAAAACTTATAAAAGAGGTCATCCAACAATAATTAAAAGCGTGCCATCTACTTTTGGACATGAATTTTCAGGAGAAGTTGTACAAATTGGAGATAATGTGACTAAGTTTAAAATTGGAGATAGAGTTGTTGGTGCAAATTCAGTTCCATGCTTTGATTGTTATTTTTGCAAAAGAAATATGTATAGTTTATGTGAAAATTTACAATATCTAAATGGAGCATATTCAGAATATGTAGCAGTTCCTGAACAGCTAGTTAAATATAATTTTTATAAGATACCTGATAATTTAGATTATAAAGAAGCAGCTCTGCTTGAACCATTAGCATGTGCTCTTCATGGAATTGATAGAACTCCAATAAATGTTGGAGAGACAGTAGTTGTAATCGGAACAGGTCCAATAGGACTTATGTTTGTGAAGCTAGCAGCATTAAAGGGAGCAAAAGTTATAGCAGTAGATTTATCTGATTATAGGTTAGAGGAATCTAAGAAATATGGTGCTATGTATACCGTAAATGCCCAAGATAATGATCATATAAATAAAGTAAGAAGTTTAACCGCAGAATCAAAAGGTGCAGATGTAGTAATAGAAGCTACAGGTTTTCCTAAAGTTTGGGAAAATGCTGTAAATATGGTTAGACCTAGAGGATTAGTTCTTACCTTTGGAGGAACAAAAAAAGGTACTACTTTCACAATGGACTGTCAGAAATTTCATTATGAAGAAATACAAATTAAAGCAGTTTATCACCATACCCCTTATCATGTTCAAATGGCATTAGAGCTATTAGCTTCAAAACAAATAGATGGAAGTTTATTTATCACTGATGAATATCCTTTGTCTAAAGCAATAGATGCATTAGAAAGTATTGGAAGACAAGAGGGAATAAAATATGCAATATTACCAGATCTAGACAAATAA
- a CDS encoding class II aldolase/adducin family protein → MMLEEQRKKVIEIALSVQKENLVPLTFGNFSLRDEETGYICITPSGMPYESLKPEDIVVLDVDCNKIDGSRKPSIEAPLHCTAYRKREDVGGIVHTHSTYCTAWACAGIEMPCVTAEAAALVGGKIKCAPFRPMGTVDLAEVTIEWLGQDSAVLMEKHGVFAVGENIDQAFVNAVIVEESAKVTHLASQLGELKPLDEEMCKFLQADTKANYGQ, encoded by the coding sequence ATGATGTTAGAAGAACAAAGAAAAAAGGTTATTGAAATTGCTTTATCGGTTCAAAAAGAAAATCTAGTCCCTTTAACTTTTGGAAACTTTAGTTTGAGAGATGAAGAAACAGGATATATTTGTATAACTCCAAGTGGTATGCCCTATGAAAGTTTAAAACCAGAAGATATAGTTGTTTTAGATGTAGACTGCAATAAAATTGATGGATCAAGAAAACCTTCTATAGAAGCACCTCTTCATTGCACAGCTTATAGAAAAAGAGAAGATGTTGGCGGTATAGTTCATACACATTCTACTTATTGTACTGCTTGGGCATGTGCAGGTATAGAAATGCCGTGTGTAACTGCTGAAGCAGCAGCATTAGTAGGTGGAAAAATTAAATGTGCACCTTTTAGACCAATGGGAACAGTTGATTTAGCAGAAGTTACTATAGAATGGTTAGGACAAGATAGTGCTGTATTAATGGAAAAGCATGGAGTTTTCGCAGTTGGAGAAAATATTGATCAGGCATTTGTTAATGCTGTTATTGTTGAAGAATCTGCAAAAGTAACACATTTAGCATCACAACTTGGAGAATTAAAACCTCTTGATGAAGAAATGTGTAAGTTCTTGCAAGCTGATACAAAAGCAAATTATGGACAATAA
- a CDS encoding PTS transporter subunit IIC has product MQFIQFILDLGPTVMMPIIVTILGLLFRQKFSKAFRAGLTIGIGFAGINLVMGLLVSNLGPATAAMVERWGLTLDVMDVGWPISASISFGTSIVPAVFGICIAINFIMLAMNWTKTMDVDLWNYWHFIFAGALVQYLTGSVALGLAAAGLSFIIILKFADLSAPLVQDFFGLPGVSLPHTETVSWAPLGIIINKILDKIPGINKIQLDTDAIQKKFGLFGEPMLMGIILGAGIGALAGYGAQGIIQLGISMSAVMFIMPRMVRILMEGLLPLSESAREFLQKKFPGKEVYVGLDAALAVGHPAVLATGLVMIPITLLLAAILPGNRLLPFTDLAIMPIFMIWAVLPSKGNVFRGIITGTIFMIAILYIATDIAEVSTIMGHAAKFNFPEGATTISSIDGGAHLVPYLIYKIVQFFTGI; this is encoded by the coding sequence ATGCAATTTATTCAATTTATTCTTGATCTTGGACCAACGGTAATGATGCCAATCATTGTAACAATTTTAGGTTTACTATTTAGACAAAAGTTTTCAAAAGCATTTAGAGCAGGTTTAACTATTGGAATTGGTTTTGCAGGTATCAATCTTGTAATGGGCTTACTAGTAAGCAACTTAGGACCAGCTACTGCTGCTATGGTTGAGAGATGGGGTTTAACACTTGATGTAATGGATGTTGGTTGGCCAATATCAGCATCAATAAGTTTTGGTACTTCAATAGTTCCAGCCGTATTTGGTATATGTATCGCTATTAACTTTATTATGCTTGCTATGAACTGGACTAAAACTATGGATGTAGATTTATGGAATTATTGGCATTTTATCTTTGCTGGAGCTTTAGTACAGTATTTAACAGGTAGCGTTGCATTAGGATTAGCTGCTGCTGGATTGTCATTTATTATTATATTAAAGTTTGCAGATTTATCCGCACCATTAGTACAAGATTTCTTTGGATTACCAGGCGTGTCATTACCTCATACAGAAACTGTATCTTGGGCTCCATTAGGAATTATCATTAATAAAATATTAGATAAAATACCAGGAATAAATAAAATACAATTAGATACAGATGCTATTCAAAAGAAATTTGGATTATTTGGAGAACCTATGTTAATGGGTATTATCCTTGGTGCAGGTATTGGAGCGCTTGCTGGATACGGTGCACAAGGCATTATTCAACTTGGCATTAGCATGTCAGCTGTTATGTTCATCATGCCAAGAATGGTTAGAATATTAATGGAAGGTTTACTACCTTTATCAGAAAGTGCAAGAGAATTCTTGCAGAAAAAATTCCCAGGAAAAGAAGTATATGTTGGACTTGACGCAGCTTTGGCAGTAGGCCATCCTGCTGTATTAGCAACAGGACTTGTTATGATACCTATAACTCTTTTACTAGCAGCAATATTACCTGGTAATAGATTGCTTCCATTTACTGATCTTGCAATTATGCCGATTTTTATGATTTGGGCAGTTTTACCTTCAAAAGGTAATGTATTTAGAGGAATCATTACAGGTACTATTTTTATGATAGCTATACTTTATATAGCAACTGATATAGCAGAAGTATCAACGATAATGGGACATGCGGCAAAATTCAATTTCCCAGAAGGAGCAACTACTATTTCATCTATTGATGGAGGCGCTCATTTGGTACCATATCTTATTTATAAAATTGTTCAATTTTTTACAGGTATATAA
- a CDS encoding PTS sugar transporter subunit IIB, whose translation MKFRILSVCGTGIATSTVAAENCKKLLKARGLDVEVIECRVTEVATKVPVFMPHVIVHTTPVSDSAAGGVKKFLAIPFLTGIGGDNLADAIAEHLKSLDK comes from the coding sequence ATGAAATTTAGAATTTTATCAGTTTGTGGTACAGGTATCGCGACTTCAACAGTTGCAGCTGAAAACTGCAAGAAATTGCTTAAAGCAAGAGGCTTAGATGTTGAGGTTATTGAATGTAGAGTTACTGAAGTAGCAACGAAAGTTCCAGTTTTCATGCCTCATGTAATCGTTCACACAACACCAGTAAGTGATAGTGCAGCAGGTGGAGTTAAAAAATTCTTAGCTATACCATTTTTAACAGGTATAGGTGGAGATAACCTCGCTGATGCTATTGCAGAACATCTTAAAAGCTTAGATAAATAA
- a CDS encoding PTS sugar transporter subunit IIA produces the protein MTNGFKLDSEVVKTQLEVKTKEEVFTQMANLLKNAGYVKESYLDGIIKREELFPTGLPTGKIGVAIPHTDVEHVNKPMIAAATLKEPVKFRIMGGSEEDIIDVKIVFLLAMKDGNAQLELLKNIMSIIQNDDLLDEIASVENENTLLTLLENRININ, from the coding sequence ATGACTAACGGTTTTAAACTTGACAGCGAAGTAGTAAAAACTCAGCTTGAAGTAAAAACAAAAGAAGAGGTATTTACTCAGATGGCAAACTTGCTAAAAAATGCAGGATACGTAAAAGAAAGTTATTTAGATGGAATTATAAAAAGAGAGGAACTTTTTCCAACAGGATTACCCACAGGAAAAATCGGTGTAGCTATTCCTCATACTGATGTGGAGCATGTTAATAAGCCAATGATTGCAGCTGCTACATTAAAAGAACCAGTAAAATTCAGAATTATGGGAGGTAGTGAAGAAGATATCATAGATGTAAAAATAGTTTTCTTACTTGCTATGAAGGATGGAAATGCTCAACTTGAATTATTAAAAAATATAATGAGTATAATACAAAATGATGATTTATTAGATGAAATTGCATCAGTTGAAAATGAAAACACATTGCTTACATTGCTTGAAAATAGAATTAATATAAATTAA
- a CDS encoding sigma 54-interacting transcriptional regulator — translation MKDKILKIIETEDKKNPLTDNEIAQKLNINRSEVVKLRHELNIQDSRERRKELLLKYIKRIVANNPNISERVLTNQLNDEKFKISRRAVSQLLKLSKFSVNDECIVQKNLKKTNKQNEVQQTSFAELVGAYGSLKPKVELAKAAVLYPPNGLHTLICGPTGVGKSELAECMYNFAIESSAKDKDAPFIVFNCADYAENPQLLLAQLFGYMKGAYTGAESEKEGIVEKADGGILFLDEIHRLPPEGQEILFYLIDKGKFRRLGETASLREVKIMIIGATTEDIESSLLGTFRRRIPMTIKLPSLDKRPLQERYKIIEKFFKGEATRINTRIVVSNEVLVALLLYDARGNVGQLRSDIQVACARGFLKYIAQKNEAIEIDIPDLPSHVARGLLNINEKRDSISSIVDGNLEIYPSSTQKINTIKDTAYMLPEDIYKEIEYKYQKYENQGIDIQIINRIIGDELETKVQQLVKQIRYNKRNLIRQDLQKIVGEKIISAVDIMLNKAKKELNNIDDSLFYCLATHLSAAYERILQNKQIVNPQLKRIKDKYPKEYAIADNMAELAGFHLKVNFPKDEVAFLAMYLKAYSKDNYLEENHVGVVILTHGHVAEGMVNVANRLLGEEHAKAIEMSLDESPKKALLRAEEAVKQVDRGKGVLFLVDMGSLVSFANLISEKTNIPIRTIPRVDTLMVIEASRKAVLPDADLNELADSIEMDKFGHIQLKYNEYSKNQDDVIISLCLTGEGAAKVASDLILKYFPEINGNVELINIGILTNDDFITVIRDIMKRKNVLAIVGTINPKIPEVPYISMRKLIKENGALKLKKIIESKNKIKISYVDSSKKTSLKELIREDLIMINPDIKTKKEVLAQITEIMEKKGYVTDKFLVSIHQREILAPTVINGNIAIPHGNTDYVIKQCIGIVTLNKPIEWCEGFKVDLIFMLALNTYSKDKFKKLYKILNDENIIKKIKASKSAKQLKEVITDD, via the coding sequence ATGAAAGATAAAATCTTAAAAATAATTGAAACTGAAGACAAAAAAAATCCTTTAACAGATAATGAAATAGCTCAAAAACTAAATATTAATAGAAGTGAAGTTGTCAAACTAAGACACGAATTAAATATTCAAGATTCAAGAGAAAGAAGAAAAGAACTCTTGTTAAAGTATATTAAAAGGATAGTAGCTAATAACCCTAATATTTCTGAAAGAGTTCTAACTAATCAACTAAATGATGAAAAATTCAAAATTTCTAGAAGAGCAGTTTCACAACTATTAAAATTGTCAAAATTTTCAGTTAATGATGAATGTATTGTTCAAAAGAATCTAAAAAAAACCAATAAACAAAATGAAGTCCAGCAAACATCTTTTGCTGAATTAGTAGGAGCTTATGGAAGCTTAAAACCTAAAGTAGAATTAGCAAAAGCTGCAGTTTTATATCCTCCTAATGGTTTACATACTTTAATATGTGGACCTACAGGAGTTGGTAAAAGTGAACTTGCGGAATGTATGTACAATTTTGCTATTGAATCATCTGCAAAAGATAAAGATGCCCCATTTATAGTTTTTAACTGTGCTGATTATGCGGAAAACCCTCAGCTTTTATTAGCTCAATTATTTGGATATATGAAGGGTGCATATACTGGTGCAGAAAGCGAAAAGGAAGGTATTGTTGAAAAAGCAGATGGAGGAATATTGTTTTTAGATGAAATTCATAGGCTTCCTCCTGAAGGTCAGGAAATTTTATTTTATCTTATTGATAAAGGTAAGTTTAGAAGGTTGGGAGAAACTGCTTCATTGAGAGAAGTAAAAATTATGATTATTGGAGCTACAACAGAAGATATAGAATCATCATTATTAGGTACATTTAGAAGAAGAATTCCTATGACAATAAAATTACCATCTTTAGATAAACGACCTTTGCAAGAAAGATATAAGATAATAGAAAAATTCTTTAAGGGAGAAGCTACAAGAATTAATACCAGAATAGTGGTTTCAAATGAAGTATTAGTGGCACTTCTATTATATGATGCAAGAGGTAATGTAGGTCAACTTAGATCTGATATTCAAGTAGCATGTGCAAGAGGATTTCTGAAATATATAGCTCAAAAGAATGAAGCTATAGAAATTGATATACCAGATTTACCAAGTCATGTTGCTAGAGGATTATTAAATATCAATGAAAAAAGAGACTCAATATCTAGTATTGTTGATGGTAACTTAGAGATATATCCTTCTTCTACACAAAAAATAAATACTATAAAAGATACAGCTTATATGTTACCAGAAGATATTTATAAGGAGATTGAATATAAATACCAAAAATACGAAAACCAAGGAATTGATATTCAAATAATCAACAGGATTATTGGAGATGAATTGGAAACTAAAGTACAACAATTAGTTAAACAAATACGGTATAACAAAAGAAATCTAATAAGACAAGACTTACAAAAGATAGTTGGCGAAAAAATAATTAGTGCTGTAGATATAATGCTAAATAAAGCAAAAAAAGAGCTTAACAATATTGATGACAGCTTATTCTACTGTTTAGCAACTCACTTATCAGCAGCTTATGAGAGAATACTTCAAAATAAACAAATTGTTAATCCACAGCTTAAAAGAATCAAGGATAAATATCCAAAAGAGTATGCCATTGCAGATAATATGGCTGAGTTAGCAGGCTTTCATTTAAAGGTGAATTTTCCAAAAGACGAAGTAGCTTTTTTAGCCATGTACCTTAAAGCTTATTCAAAGGACAATTATTTAGAAGAAAACCATGTTGGAGTTGTCATTTTAACTCATGGACACGTAGCAGAAGGTATGGTTAATGTTGCAAATAGACTTCTAGGTGAAGAACATGCAAAAGCTATAGAAATGTCTTTAGATGAATCACCTAAAAAAGCATTACTCAGAGCTGAAGAAGCTGTAAAACAAGTTGATAGAGGAAAAGGAGTATTATTCTTAGTGGACATGGGTTCATTGGTTAGTTTCGCAAATCTAATTTCAGAAAAAACAAACATACCAATTAGAACTATACCCAGAGTTGATACTTTAATGGTTATTGAAGCCTCAAGGAAAGCTGTTTTACCTGATGCTGATTTAAATGAATTAGCAGATTCAATTGAAATGGATAAGTTTGGCCATATACAACTCAAATATAATGAATACAGCAAAAACCAAGATGATGTCATAATTAGTTTATGCTTGACAGGAGAAGGAGCTGCTAAGGTTGCATCTGACCTGATATTGAAGTATTTCCCTGAGATTAATGGTAACGTTGAACTTATCAATATTGGTATATTAACAAATGATGATTTTATAACTGTAATTAGAGATATTATGAAAAGAAAAAATGTATTAGCTATTGTAGGTACAATAAATCCTAAAATACCTGAAGTTCCTTATATATCAATGCGTAAACTTATTAAGGAAAATGGAGCATTAAAATTAAAGAAAATAATCGAAAGTAAAAATAAAATTAAAATTTCTTACGTAGATTCTTCAAAGAAAACTTCATTGAAGGAATTAATAAGAGAAGACTTAATAATGATTAACCCTGATATAAAAACTAAAAAAGAAGTTTTGGCTCAAATAACTGAAATAATGGAGAAAAAGGGTTATGTTACAGATAAATTTTTAGTTTCCATACACCAAAGAGAGATTCTGGCACCTACAGTTATCAATGGTAATATAGCTATTCCCCATGGAAATACTGATTATGTAATAAAGCAGTGTATAGGAATAGTAACACTAAACAAACCGATTGAATGGTGTGAAGGTTTCAAAGTAGATTTGATTTTTATGTTAGCGTTAAATACCTACAGTAAAGATAAATTTAAAAAACTATATAAAATACTAAACGACGAAAACATTATAAAAAAAATCAAAGCATCTAAAAGTGCAAAACAACTAAAGGAGGTAATTACAGATGACTAA